One window of the Candidatus Izemoplasmatales bacterium genome contains the following:
- the rlmD gene encoding 23S rRNA (uracil(1939)-C(5))-methyltransferase RlmD, whose amino-acid sequence MVLEKIRCGRVDVNGDGVVAAGAKTYYVEGLLPGETADIEVAGANGNVLKRYDSSSVRVRPRCPQYALCGGCTLQHLAYGEQLAVKTAYVRECLDAAGLVAETLIPCIGMKEPWNYRGKLQMAISEKGKRILAGFYEENTRKVVNADDCDIQDKTGNAIVHTCKQLFAKHRIEPYREDKGTGLVRHVLVRVAAGTGQILVVFVTVAEAFPGRNNLVTDLRAAHPEITSIVQNVNPRTTPIVLGERERIVYGKGFIEEELMGKRFRIGAKTFFQVNPRQTETLYKKAIEFAKPKATDIVVDAYSGVGTIAIVMAGLVSRVYGVEINAASVKAAKQNAWLNGVRNAEFHEGDAVAFVREIAASGTTPDIVVVDPPRQGLDPAFVTALNEVKPPKIVYISCDPSTLARDLKAFVGNGYLLKRIQPVDMFCQTAHVETVALLSKS is encoded by the coding sequence ATGGTGCTTGAGAAAATCCGCTGCGGACGCGTCGACGTGAACGGCGACGGAGTCGTCGCCGCGGGCGCGAAGACATATTACGTGGAAGGGCTTCTGCCCGGCGAGACGGCGGACATCGAGGTCGCCGGTGCGAACGGGAACGTCCTGAAGCGCTACGATTCGTCGTCCGTGCGCGTCCGGCCGCGGTGCCCCCAGTACGCCCTCTGCGGCGGCTGCACGCTCCAGCATCTGGCGTACGGGGAGCAGCTTGCGGTCAAGACCGCCTACGTCAGGGAATGCCTCGACGCCGCCGGGCTCGTTGCCGAGACGCTGATCCCGTGCATCGGGATGAAGGAGCCGTGGAACTACCGCGGAAAACTCCAGATGGCGATCTCCGAGAAAGGGAAAAGGATCCTCGCCGGCTTCTACGAGGAGAACACCCGCAAGGTCGTGAACGCCGACGACTGCGACATCCAGGACAAGACCGGCAACGCAATCGTCCACACGTGCAAGCAGCTCTTCGCCAAGCATCGCATCGAACCCTACCGCGAGGACAAGGGCACCGGCCTCGTCCGGCACGTCCTCGTCCGCGTCGCGGCCGGCACCGGCCAGATCCTCGTCGTCTTCGTGACGGTCGCGGAGGCCTTCCCCGGACGAAACAATCTCGTCACCGATTTGCGCGCCGCCCATCCCGAGATCACCTCGATCGTCCAGAACGTCAATCCGCGGACGACGCCGATCGTCCTCGGCGAGCGCGAGCGGATCGTCTACGGAAAGGGGTTCATCGAAGAGGAACTGATGGGAAAGAGGTTCCGCATCGGTGCGAAGACCTTCTTCCAAGTCAATCCGAGACAGACCGAAACGCTGTACAAGAAGGCGATCGAGTTCGCCAAGCCGAAGGCGACCGACATCGTCGTCGACGCCTATTCCGGCGTCGGCACGATCGCGATCGTGATGGCCGGACTGGTTTCCAGGGTGTACGGCGTCGAGATCAACGCCGCCTCGGTCAAGGCGGCGAAGCAGAACGCCTGGCTGAACGGGGTCCGGAACGCCGAGTTCCACGAAGGCGACGCGGTCGCGTTCGTGCGCGAGATCGCCGCCTCCGGGACGACGCCCGACATCGTCGTCGTCGATCCGCCGCGACAGGGGCTCGATCCCGCGTTTGTGACCGCCCTGAACGAAGTGAAACCCCCGAAGATCGTCTACATCTCGTGCGACCCGTCCACGCTCGCACGCGACCTGAAGGCGTTCGTCGGAAACGGATACCTCCTGAAAAGAATCCAGCCGGTCGACATGTTCTGCCAGACGGCGCACGTCGAGACGGTCGCCCTGCTGTCGAAATCCTGA
- a CDS encoding Rnf-Nqr domain containing protein — translation MTNLLTIAFTAFFIENVLLNQFLGICSFIGVGKKRSSSLGMGMAVVVVILLAGMSTWAIYRYVMEPLEIGYMRTIVFILVIAALVQMMETIIKKFSPALYKALGIYLPLITTNCAVLGVAITNVTRDYSFAEMLVYSAAIPLGYLFVMYIYAIIREKLELNPIPKAFRGVPIAMILAAILAIIFSRFGGLI, via the coding sequence ATGACCAATCTGCTTACGATCGCGTTCACCGCGTTCTTCATCGAAAACGTCCTCCTCAACCAGTTCCTCGGCATCTGCTCGTTCATCGGCGTCGGCAAGAAGCGGAGCTCCTCGCTCGGCATGGGCATGGCCGTCGTCGTCGTCATCCTCCTCGCCGGCATGTCCACGTGGGCGATCTACCGCTACGTGATGGAACCGCTCGAGATCGGCTACATGAGGACGATCGTGTTCATCCTCGTGATCGCCGCCCTCGTCCAGATGATGGAGACGATCATCAAGAAGTTCTCGCCGGCCCTCTACAAGGCGCTCGGCATCTACCTGCCGCTGATCACCACCAACTGCGCCGTCCTCGGCGTCGCGATCACGAACGTCACCCGCGACTATTCCTTTGCGGAGATGCTCGTCTACTCGGCGGCGATCCCGCTCGGCTACCTGTTCGTGATGTACATCTACGCGATCATCCGCGAGAAACTCGAGCTCAATCCGATTCCCAAGGCGTTCCGCGGCGTACCGATCGCGATGATCCTCGCGGCGATCCTCGCCATCATCTTCTCGAGATTCGGAGGGCTGATCTGA
- a CDS encoding SDR family NAD(P)-dependent oxidoreductase: MPAMNRTVVVTGASSGIGYAIASHLAAAGWTVVGLSRTLPKKPYAFDYVTADLTREDDVLHAVKDGILVKHPRIDALVNCAGMGISGAIEETLLADAKRQFDVNLFGAFAITKALLPALRASQGRIVNVSSVAAELAIPFQAFYSMSKAALNAFNDTLRLELRPLGVQVAAVLPGDTATGFTDSREKRAGSTGVYDARIARSVAKMETDERHGMPPEAVARVVGRVLDRRRMPPQVAVGFQYKLFLFLKRILPKRLVEAVVYGMYGK, from the coding sequence ATGCCCGCCATGAATAGGACGGTCGTCGTCACCGGTGCCTCGAGCGGCATCGGCTACGCGATCGCATCGCATCTCGCCGCGGCCGGCTGGACCGTCGTCGGGCTCTCCCGCACGCTGCCGAAGAAGCCCTACGCCTTCGACTACGTCACCGCCGACCTGACCCGCGAGGACGACGTCCTCCACGCGGTCAAGGACGGCATCCTTGTGAAGCATCCCCGCATCGACGCCCTCGTCAACTGCGCCGGGATGGGGATCTCCGGCGCGATCGAGGAGACGCTCCTTGCGGACGCGAAGCGCCAGTTCGACGTCAACCTCTTCGGCGCCTTTGCGATCACGAAGGCGCTCCTTCCCGCCCTCCGCGCATCGCAGGGACGGATCGTGAACGTCTCGTCCGTCGCCGCCGAGCTGGCGATCCCCTTCCAGGCCTTCTACTCGATGTCGAAGGCGGCGCTGAACGCCTTCAACGACACCCTCCGGCTCGAACTCCGGCCGCTCGGCGTGCAGGTCGCCGCGGTCCTTCCCGGCGATACCGCGACCGGCTTCACGGACAGCCGCGAGAAACGTGCCGGATCGACCGGCGTCTATGACGCGCGGATCGCCCGTTCGGTGGCGAAGATGGAGACCGACGAACGGCACGGGATGCCTCCCGAAGCCGTCGCCAGGGTCGTCGGCCGGGTTCTGGACCGGCGGAGGATGCCGCCGCAGGTCGCGGTGGGATTCCAGTACAAACTGTTCCTGTTCCTGAAGAGGATCCTGCCGAAGCGGCTCGTCGAAGCGGTCGTCTACGGCATGTACGGAAAATGA
- a CDS encoding S66 peptidase family protein: protein MPLIKPIALRPGDRVATVSSSWGGAGDPELRWRYDAGKAALEREFGLKVVEMPHTLAGSEYVYDHPEARAQDLMDAFRDPSIKAIFSCIGGDDSIRILPYVDFDVIRRNPKPFLGFSDSTITHLICHKAGVTSYYGPAILSEFGENNGVYPYTLDRVRRALFSTAPIGAVTPPAAWTGERIHWSYENRFKVKAMQPHEGVIVLQGRGVVRGRLFGGCLEVLEFAKGTRLWPSRRTFSRAILFFETSEDQPSPANVEYILRSYGVLGVLQAANALVFGKPSGNVHFEAYRKSIVKIMREFGLEDKPVLYNLCFGHNEPMAVIPYGVRAEVDADRGVLRILEAGVR from the coding sequence GTGCCCCTGATCAAGCCGATCGCCCTCAGGCCGGGCGACCGCGTCGCGACCGTCAGCTCCTCCTGGGGCGGCGCGGGTGATCCCGAACTCCGCTGGCGCTACGACGCCGGCAAGGCCGCCCTCGAACGCGAGTTCGGCCTCAAGGTCGTCGAGATGCCGCACACCCTGGCGGGTTCGGAGTACGTCTACGACCATCCCGAAGCCCGTGCGCAGGATCTGATGGACGCGTTCCGCGACCCGTCGATCAAGGCGATCTTCTCCTGCATCGGCGGCGACGATTCGATCCGGATCCTGCCGTACGTCGACTTCGACGTGATCCGTCGGAATCCGAAGCCCTTCCTCGGTTTCTCCGATTCGACGATCACCCACCTGATCTGCCACAAGGCCGGGGTGACGAGCTATTACGGTCCGGCGATCCTGAGCGAGTTCGGCGAGAACAACGGCGTGTACCCCTATACCCTCGACCGGGTCCGCCGCGCGCTCTTCTCGACCGCGCCGATCGGCGCCGTCACACCGCCCGCCGCATGGACCGGAGAGCGGATCCACTGGTCCTACGAGAACCGTTTCAAGGTGAAGGCGATGCAGCCGCACGAAGGCGTCATCGTCCTCCAGGGGCGCGGGGTCGTCCGCGGCCGCCTGTTCGGCGGCTGTCTCGAGGTCCTCGAGTTCGCGAAGGGGACGCGCCTTTGGCCGTCACGGCGGACCTTCTCGAGAGCGATCCTCTTCTTCGAGACCTCGGAGGACCAGCCCTCTCCCGCAAACGTCGAATACATCCTCCGGAGTTACGGTGTGCTCGGCGTCCTCCAGGCCGCGAACGCGCTCGTCTTCGGGAAGCCGTCCGGCAACGTGCACTTCGAGGCGTATCGGAAGAGCATCGTCAAGATCATGCGGGAATTCGGCTTGGAAGACAAGCCGGTCCTGTACAACCTCTGCTTCGGCCACAACGAGCCGATGGCCGTGATCCCCTACGGCGTTCGTGCCGAGGTCGACGCCGACCGCGGCGTCCTTCGGATCCTCGAAGCCGGCGTCCGGTGA
- a CDS encoding DUF1801 domain-containing protein: MNDFADFLLAIPDPEHRAKLRDVLERIAVTFPTLGKRIAWNQPTFTDHGTFILAFSASKNHFSVAPEKVAIDRFGAEIDAAGYGRSEMLFRIRWTDPVDFPLLEGIIRFNLADKATCRTFWRQG; encoded by the coding sequence ATGAACGATTTCGCCGACTTTCTGCTCGCCATCCCCGATCCCGAACACCGGGCGAAACTTCGGGACGTGCTCGAGCGCATCGCGGTCACGTTCCCGACGCTTGGCAAACGCATCGCCTGGAACCAGCCGACGTTCACCGACCACGGCACCTTCATCCTCGCCTTCAGCGCCTCGAAGAACCATTTCTCGGTGGCGCCCGAAAAGGTCGCGATCGACCGGTTCGGCGCCGAGATCGACGCCGCCGGTTACGGCCGAAGCGAGATGCTCTTCCGGATCCGCTGGACCGATCCCGTCGACTTTCCGCTCCTGGAGGGCATCATCCGCTTCAACCTCGCCGACAAGGCGACCTGCAGGACGTTCTGGCGACAGGGCTGA
- a CDS encoding aminotransferase class I/II-fold pyridoxal phosphate-dependent enzyme: MDLFKKCDEFTMVDEYKALGVYPYFHALETKQDIEVVMEGERKIMIGSNNYLGLTGDPRVIRAGIDALAEFGSGVSGSRFLNGTLTTHVRLEKELAEFLHKDAVVTFSTGFQSNLGIISAIAGRNDLVFSDRENHASIYDGVKLSYATLVRYKHNDMADLERCLSEADPSKGFLIVTDGVFSMSGDICDLPGIVRLAKQYGARVMVDDAHGFGVLGAHGRGTAEHFGLEQDVDIIMGTFSKSLASLGGYMAADRKIVEFVKHKSRPFIFCAAITPANAACALEALHILKDEPERPKALLDIAAYVREGLKTRGVKIIENSIVPIIPIYTYSVLRTLVACKVLFERGVYVNPVLPPATPEGECLIRTSYTATHTKALMDEAVQIIADVLRSLPEKDEDLLALLHARHE; encoded by the coding sequence ATGGACCTGTTCAAGAAATGCGATGAGTTCACGATGGTGGACGAATACAAGGCGCTCGGCGTCTACCCCTATTTCCACGCTCTCGAAACGAAGCAGGACATCGAGGTCGTGATGGAGGGCGAGCGCAAGATCATGATCGGCTCGAACAACTACCTCGGCCTCACGGGCGATCCGCGCGTGATCAGGGCCGGCATCGATGCGCTCGCCGAATTCGGCTCCGGCGTCTCCGGTTCCCGCTTCCTGAACGGCACCCTGACGACCCACGTCAGACTCGAGAAGGAACTCGCGGAGTTCCTCCACAAAGATGCGGTCGTCACGTTTTCGACCGGCTTCCAGTCCAACCTGGGAATCATCTCCGCGATCGCCGGCCGCAACGACCTCGTCTTCAGCGACCGCGAGAACCACGCCTCGATCTACGACGGCGTGAAGCTTTCGTACGCGACCCTCGTCCGTTACAAGCACAACGACATGGCCGACCTCGAGAGGTGTCTGTCCGAGGCCGATCCGTCGAAGGGTTTCCTGATCGTCACCGACGGCGTCTTCTCGATGTCCGGCGACATCTGCGACCTGCCCGGGATCGTCCGTCTCGCGAAGCAGTACGGCGCCCGCGTGATGGTCGATGACGCCCACGGCTTCGGCGTCCTCGGCGCCCACGGCCGCGGCACGGCCGAGCATTTCGGGCTCGAGCAGGACGTCGACATCATCATGGGAACCTTCTCCAAGTCGCTCGCCTCGCTCGGCGGATACATGGCCGCCGACCGCAAGATCGTCGAGTTCGTGAAGCACAAGTCGCGCCCGTTCATCTTCTGCGCGGCGATCACGCCGGCGAACGCCGCCTGCGCGCTCGAAGCCCTGCACATCCTGAAGGACGAGCCGGAGCGCCCGAAGGCGCTGCTCGACATCGCCGCCTACGTCCGCGAGGGGCTCAAGACCCGCGGCGTCAAGATCATCGAAAACTCGATCGTCCCGATCATCCCGATCTACACCTACTCCGTGCTCCGCACGCTCGTCGCCTGCAAGGTGCTCTTCGAGCGCGGCGTCTACGTGAACCCGGTCCTTCCCCCGGCGACCCCCGAAGGGGAATGCCTGATCCGCACCAGCTACACCGCCACCCATACCAAAGCGCTCATGGACGAAGCGGTCCAGATCATCGCCGACGTGCTCCGGAGCCTGCCGGAGAAGGACGAGGACCTGCTCGCGCTGCTTCATGCCCGCCATGAATAG
- a CDS encoding (Fe-S)-binding protein encodes MGILIPPLVLGGLGMILGLMIYFVAQKFGVEEDHRIQDVEHLLPNYNCGACGYPGCKGMAEAIIAGKAVPAQCKPIKKEEIEILNQYLEALKTGTPVPAGTK; translated from the coding sequence ATGGGCATCCTGATTCCGCCGCTCGTCCTGGGCGGCCTCGGCATGATCCTCGGACTGATGATCTATTTCGTCGCCCAGAAGTTCGGCGTCGAGGAGGACCATCGCATCCAGGACGTCGAGCATCTCCTGCCGAACTACAACTGCGGCGCCTGCGGCTACCCCGGATGCAAGGGGATGGCGGAAGCCATCATCGCCGGCAAGGCGGTCCCGGCGCAATGCAAGCCTATCAAGAAGGAAGAGATCGAGATCCTGAACCAGTATCTCGAAGCCCTCAAGACCGGTACGCCGGTCCCGGCGGGCACGAAGTGA
- a CDS encoding GNAT family N-acetyltransferase encodes MLEPFDPRKHDSDRVASLLWRSDPEFNALVYGPGEEGTKVLRALLDRGTSYFAAPHLRCAVLDGDVVGVVSSHPVRDRRRLGRAAGAAFMATFGGFGFLKRLPTLLRLGAILRGTMPREATYVVYLCVAEEFRRKGIGRVILEELGLGTTPLALHVSGRNVAAIAFYEALGFRASVRHAGTADGDRHDAIMMLCEAPESHLSRPNARKL; translated from the coding sequence TTGCTCGAACCGTTCGATCCTCGGAAACACGATTCCGACCGCGTCGCATCGCTTTTGTGGCGCTCCGATCCGGAATTCAACGCCCTGGTCTACGGGCCGGGCGAAGAGGGAACGAAAGTCCTCCGCGCGCTGCTGGACCGGGGAACGTCCTACTTCGCCGCGCCCCATCTCCGGTGCGCCGTGCTGGACGGAGACGTCGTCGGCGTCGTCTCCAGCCATCCGGTCCGCGACCGCCGTCGTCTCGGACGAGCCGCCGGCGCCGCCTTCATGGCGACTTTCGGGGGATTCGGATTCCTGAAGCGCCTGCCGACGCTTCTGCGCCTCGGCGCAATCCTGCGGGGAACGATGCCGCGGGAGGCGACCTACGTCGTCTATCTCTGCGTGGCGGAAGAATTCAGGCGGAAGGGGATCGGCCGCGTCATCCTCGAGGAACTCGGTCTGGGAACGACGCCCCTCGCCCTGCACGTGAGCGGCAGGAACGTCGCGGCGATCGCGTTCTACGAGGCGCTCGGGTTCAGGGCGTCGGTGCGCCACGCCGGGACGGCGGACGGCGATCGTCACGACGCGATCATGATGCTCTGCGAAGCGCCGGAATCGCATCTGTCCCGACCAAACGCGCGCAAGTTGTGA
- the fsa gene encoding fructose-6-phosphate aldolase: MNLFIDTAIIEEIQTAATWGIVAGVTTNPSLIAKAGKDLLSVIREITTLIDGPISAEVKEGLADAMVEEAFGYARLHPNIVIKLPMTLEGIKATARLSKLGIKTNVTLVFSVPQAIAAAKAGATYVSPFMGRLDDFTNDPEAGYRLLEDIRVAFDNYGIETAIIAASIRHPKHVEQAALAGADVATIPYKVFLQMLEHPLTTKGLEIFRNAGK; the protein is encoded by the coding sequence ATGAACCTGTTCATCGACACCGCCATCATCGAAGAAATTCAGACCGCTGCGACCTGGGGCATCGTCGCCGGCGTCACCACCAACCCCTCGCTCATCGCCAAGGCGGGCAAGGACCTGCTTTCCGTGATCCGCGAGATCACGACCCTGATCGACGGACCGATCAGCGCCGAGGTCAAGGAAGGGCTCGCCGACGCGATGGTCGAGGAAGCCTTCGGCTACGCCCGTCTCCATCCGAACATCGTGATCAAGTTGCCGATGACCCTCGAGGGCATCAAGGCCACGGCCCGCCTCTCCAAGCTCGGCATCAAGACGAACGTGACGCTCGTCTTCAGCGTCCCGCAGGCGATCGCCGCGGCGAAGGCCGGAGCGACCTACGTCTCGCCCTTCATGGGGCGTCTCGACGATTTCACGAACGATCCCGAGGCGGGTTACCGGCTGCTCGAGGACATCCGCGTCGCCTTCGACAACTACGGGATCGAAACGGCGATCATCGCCGCCTCGATCCGCCATCCGAAGCACGTCGAGCAGGCCGCCCTAGCCGGCGCCGACGTCGCCACGATCCCCTACAAGGTGTTCCTGCAGATGCTGGAGCACCCGCTCACGACCAAGGGCCTGGAAATCTTCCGAAACGCGGGCAAGTGA
- a CDS encoding MFS transporter: MEEERKFTVKQGIRNVLLIGLVSMFIDLSTEMVYPLVTIYLSTFTTIAVVGVIEGVAEATASLLKVYSGFVGDKYQNKKRLAFMGYASALLYKILLFFSFSWVGILFARLVDRIGKGIRTAPRDALVAASGGKELGRAFGLHKTFDMFGAGSGVLVSILLYRLLVSESGTLVDVQAFKSIFLISIVPTLLGLIALAFVVEKKDARPSGEKFTLKGLRLDRRVSGYLLIVFAFAIGYPSDAFLILRAGDAGFDTASMLFLYFIYYVSGSLLSYPLGKLSDRIGRRKLVVPAYLLFGFVYLGFAFADRAWMFYGLFVVYGLFTAMVNGAEKAFLSEYAPKNVRGTVLGLYGTAQGIGYLFASIIAGLLWDGLGPYAPFLLGAALGVASAAASLVVMSVRPKRDPA, from the coding sequence ATGGAAGAGGAACGGAAATTCACGGTCAAGCAGGGAATCCGGAACGTCCTGCTGATCGGACTGGTGTCGATGTTCATCGACCTGTCCACGGAGATGGTCTACCCGCTCGTGACCATCTACCTTTCGACGTTCACGACGATCGCCGTCGTCGGCGTCATCGAAGGTGTCGCCGAAGCGACGGCTTCGCTCCTCAAGGTCTACTCCGGGTTCGTCGGCGACAAATATCAGAACAAGAAGCGGCTCGCGTTCATGGGCTATGCGAGCGCCCTGCTCTACAAGATCCTGCTGTTCTTCTCGTTCAGCTGGGTGGGCATCCTGTTCGCACGCCTCGTCGACCGCATCGGCAAGGGCATCCGCACCGCGCCGCGCGACGCGCTCGTCGCCGCCTCGGGGGGAAAGGAGCTCGGCCGCGCCTTCGGGCTGCACAAGACCTTCGACATGTTCGGGGCCGGATCCGGCGTGCTCGTCTCGATCCTGCTCTACCGCCTGCTCGTGAGCGAAAGCGGGACGCTCGTCGACGTCCAGGCCTTCAAGTCGATCTTCCTGATTTCGATCGTGCCGACCCTCCTCGGGCTGATCGCGCTTGCGTTCGTCGTCGAAAAGAAGGACGCGCGCCCGTCGGGAGAGAAGTTCACGCTCAAGGGACTCCGGCTCGACCGCCGCGTCTCCGGTTACCTGCTGATCGTGTTCGCGTTCGCGATCGGCTATCCGTCCGACGCCTTTTTGATCCTGCGGGCGGGCGATGCCGGGTTCGACACGGCGTCGATGCTCTTCCTCTACTTCATCTACTACGTGTCCGGATCGCTTTTGTCGTATCCGCTCGGCAAACTTTCGGATCGCATCGGCCGGCGGAAGCTCGTCGTCCCCGCGTACCTGCTCTTCGGCTTCGTCTACCTCGGCTTCGCCTTCGCGGACCGGGCGTGGATGTTCTACGGCCTCTTCGTCGTCTACGGTCTCTTCACGGCGATGGTGAACGGAGCGGAGAAGGCGTTCCTCTCGGAGTACGCGCCGAAGAATGTGCGCGGCACCGTACTCGGGCTCTACGGCACGGCCCAGGGGATCGGCTATCTCTTCGCCTCGATCATCGCCGGCCTGCTCTGGGACGGTCTCGGACCATACGCCCCGTTCTTGCTCGGGGCGGCGCTCGGCGTCGCGTCCGCGGCCGCATCGCTCGTCGTCATGTCGGTCCGCCCGAAACGGGATCCGGCATGA
- a CDS encoding DUF1801 domain-containing protein, which translates to MEKTDPRVDAFLAGEERWREAFAELRAAVRACGLTETLKWGVPCYTVQDENVVLIHGFKDYCALLFVRGALLSDPAGILVRQTENVQAARQIRFRDADSVRTLAPTIGAYVREAVAQVRAGMKVERKSGDDAAYPEELARRFRGDPSLKDAFERLTPGRRRAYLLHFTAPKQEKTRESRIEKALPAIRAGRGLDD; encoded by the coding sequence ATGGAGAAGACCGATCCGCGCGTCGACGCGTTTCTCGCAGGCGAGGAACGCTGGCGTGAAGCATTCGCCGAACTGCGTGCCGCCGTCCGCGCCTGCGGACTGACGGAGACGCTCAAGTGGGGCGTCCCATGCTATACCGTCCAGGACGAGAACGTCGTCCTGATCCACGGCTTCAAGGACTACTGCGCGCTCCTCTTCGTCCGCGGGGCGCTGCTTTCGGATCCCGCCGGGATCCTCGTCCGTCAGACCGAGAACGTGCAGGCGGCGCGTCAGATCCGCTTCCGGGACGCCGATAGCGTCCGCACCCTCGCGCCGACGATCGGGGCCTATGTCCGCGAAGCGGTCGCCCAGGTCCGCGCGGGGATGAAGGTGGAACGGAAAAGCGGCGATGATGCGGCCTATCCGGAGGAACTCGCGCGCCGCTTTCGGGGCGATCCGTCCCTGAAGGACGCGTTCGAGCGGCTCACGCCCGGACGCCGTCGCGCCTACCTCCTCCATTTCACCGCCCCCAAACAGGAAAAGACCCGCGAGTCCCGGATCGAGAAGGCGCTTCCCGCCATTCGCGCCGGCAGGGGCCTCGACGACTGA
- the rsxE gene encoding electron transport complex subunit RsxE has product MTFKEARDNFFKGFVKENPLFVTILGTCPALAITTKVENAIGMGIALFFVLILSNLLVSLVTFKPKLRALVMPVRIPVYIVLIATLVVITEMLMEAFLQPLYVTLGVFIPLIVVNCIIFGRAEAYASDHKPVESMIDGAGMALGFTMAIVVMSFFRELLGSGTLTIWTQGDANVLLDLRFIYDFLGITPIDMFQKPVGAFVTFGLILAVIAAVSNAKADKAKAAAGVKK; this is encoded by the coding sequence ATGACGTTCAAGGAAGCCAGGGACAACTTCTTCAAGGGTTTCGTGAAGGAGAATCCGCTCTTCGTCACGATCCTCGGAACCTGCCCCGCGCTCGCGATCACGACCAAGGTCGAGAACGCGATCGGGATGGGCATCGCGCTCTTCTTCGTCCTCATCCTCTCCAACCTGCTCGTCTCGCTCGTCACCTTCAAGCCGAAACTGCGCGCGCTCGTGATGCCGGTCCGCATTCCCGTCTACATCGTCCTGATCGCGACCCTCGTCGTCATCACCGAGATGCTCATGGAGGCGTTCCTGCAGCCGCTGTACGTGACCCTCGGCGTGTTCATCCCGCTGATCGTCGTCAACTGCATCATCTTCGGCCGCGCCGAAGCGTACGCGAGCGACCACAAGCCGGTCGAGTCGATGATCGACGGCGCCGGCATGGCGCTCGGCTTCACGATGGCGATCGTGGTCATGAGCTTCTTCCGCGAACTGCTCGGATCCGGAACGCTGACGATCTGGACCCAGGGCGACGCCAACGTCTTGCTCGATCTTCGCTTCATCTACGATTTCCTCGGCATCACCCCGATCGACATGTTCCAGAAACCGGTCGGCGCATTCGTGACGTTCGGGCTCATTCTCGCCGTCATCGCCGCGGTCTCCAACGCGAAGGCGGACAAGGCGAAAGCCGCCGCAGGGGTGAAGAAATGA
- a CDS encoding FMN-binding protein: MKKGLTSGLVLLVLGLVAGLLLGVVNAITAPIIAANELAAKLEALTVFYPDIQTAYDVTEIALDGDIDTIYLLKDKTSGTPVAAVYSVSKAGYKSNVAMLIAVNADGSVQGYAFIGNGGTEGLGLDLASSDFGMTGAQVTDATAFDAIAGASVTSGGVLSCFQAVAARYAVDLGGE, encoded by the coding sequence ATGAAAAAAGGACTCACGTCAGGACTCGTCCTGCTCGTCCTCGGCCTCGTCGCCGGCCTTCTGCTCGGCGTCGTCAATGCGATCACGGCGCCGATCATCGCCGCCAACGAACTGGCTGCGAAACTCGAGGCGCTGACCGTCTTCTATCCCGACATCCAGACCGCCTACGACGTCACCGAGATCGCCCTCGACGGCGACATCGACACGATCTACCTTCTGAAAGACAAGACGTCCGGGACTCCCGTGGCCGCCGTCTACAGCGTCTCCAAGGCCGGCTACAAGTCGAACGTGGCGATGCTGATCGCGGTCAACGCCGACGGATCCGTCCAGGGCTACGCCTTCATCGGCAACGGCGGCACCGAAGGCCTCGGCCTCGACCTCGCGTCGTCCGACTTCGGGATGACCGGCGCGCAGGTGACGGATGCGACCGCCTTCGACGCGATCGCCGGCGCCTCGGTCACGAGCGGCGGCGTGCTTTCCTGCTTCCAGGCGGTGGCCGCCCGCTATGCGGTCGATCTGGGAGGTGAGTGA